Proteins found in one Loxodonta africana isolate mLoxAfr1 chromosome 21, mLoxAfr1.hap2, whole genome shotgun sequence genomic segment:
- the SLC12A4 gene encoding solute carrier family 12 member 4 isoform X5, with protein sequence MPASSTHYPPSFSLTPFLPDLGCRMGDTLRSGHGNHRESSPFLSPLEASRGSDYYDRNLALFEEELDIRPKVSSLLGKLVSYTNLTQGAKEHEEAESGEGPRRRSAKAPSMGTLMGVYLPCLQNIFGVILFLRLTWMVGTAGVLQALLIVLICCCCTLLTAISMSAIATNGVVPAGGSYFMISRSLGPEFGGAVGLCFYLGTTFAAAMYILGAIEILLTYIAPPAAIFYPTGAHDTSSATLNNMRVYGTIFLTFMTLVVFVGVKYVNKFASLFLACVIISILSIYAGGIKSIFDPPEFPVCMLGNRTLSQDQFDVCAKTVMVDNKTVASQLSSLFCHGPNLTTDSCDPYFLLNNVTKIPGIPGAAAAVLQENLWSAYLEKGEVVEKRGLPSTDNPGLKESLPLYVVADIATSFTVLVGIFFPSVTGIMAGSNRSGDLRDAQKSIPVGTILAIVTTSLVYFSSVVLFGACIEGVVLRDKYGDGVRRNLVVGTLAWPSPWVIVIGSFFSTCGAGLQSLTGAPRLLQAIAKDNIIPFLRVFGHSKANGEPTWALLLTALIAELGILIASLDMVAPILSMFFLMCYLFVNLACAVQTLLRTPNWRPRFKYYHWALSFLGMSLCLALMFVSSWYYALVAMLIAGMIYKYIEYQGAEKEWGDGIRGLSLSAARYALLRLEEGPPHTKNWRPQLLVLLKLDEDLHVKYPRLLTFASQLKAGKGLTIVGSVIQGSFLESYGEAQAAEQTIKNMMEIEKVKGFCQVVVASKVREGLAHLIQSCGLGGMRHNSVVLGWPYGWRQSEDPRAWKTFIDTVRCTTAAHLALLVPKNIAFYPSNHERYMEGHIDVWWIVHDGGMLMLLPFLLRQHKVWRKCRMRIFTVAQMDDNSIQMKKDLAIFLYHLRLEAEVEVVEMHNSDISAYTYERTLMMEQRTQMLRQMRLTKTEREREAQLIKDRHSVLRLESLYSDEEDESAAGADKIQMTWTRDKYMAAESLDPSHAPDNFRELVHIKPDQSNVWRMHTAVKLNEVIVTRSHDARLVLLNMPGPPKNSEGDENYMEFLEVLTEGLERVLLVRGGGREVITIYS encoded by the exons ATGCCAGCCAGCTCCACCCACTAccccccttccttctctcttACTCCGTTTCTGCCTGACCTTGGCTGTAGGATGGGGGACACCCTACGCTCTG GTCATGGCAACCACAGAGAGAGCagccctttcctttctcccttggaggcTTCCAGAGGAAGTGACTACTATGACAGGAACCTAGCACTGTTTGAG GAAGAGCTGGACATCCGCCCAAAGGTGTCATCTCTCCTGGGCAAGCTCGTCAGCTACACCAACCTCACGCAGGGTGCCAAGGAGCATGAGGAGGCTGAGAGCGGGGAGGGCCCCCGCCGCAGATCAGCAAAG GCACCCAGCATGGGCACCCTCATGGGGGTGTACCTGCCCTGCCTGCAGAATATCTTTGGGGTCATCCTCTTCCTGCGGCTGACCTGGATGGTGGGCACGGCTGGGGTACTGCAGGCCCTCCTCATCGTGCTCATCTGCTGCTGCTGT ACCCTGCTGACGGCCATCTCCATGAGCGCCATCGCCACCAATGGCGTGGTACCAG CTGGGGGCTCCTATTTCATGATCTCCCGCTCGCTGGGGCCAGAGTTTGGAGGCGCTGTGGGCCTGTGTTTCTACCTGGGAACGACATTTGCAGCAGCCATGTATATCCTGGGGGCCATTGAGATCTTGCTG ACCTACATTGCCCCGCCGGCTGCCATTTTTTATCCAACAGGCGCTCATGACACATCAAGCGCTACCCTGAACAATATGCGGGTGTACGGGACCATCTTTCTGACCTTtatgaccctggtggtatttgttGGTGTCAAGTATGTGAACAAATTTGCCTCACTCTTCCTGGCCTGTGTGATCATCTCCATCCTGTCCATTTATGCTGGGGGCATCAAGTCTATTTTTGACCCTCCTGAGTTTCC AGTGTGTATGCTGGGCAACAGGACCCTGTCCCAGGACCAATTTGATGTCTGTGCCAAGACGGTCATGGTGGACAACAAGACAGTGGCCAGCCAGCTATCAAGCCTCTTCTGCCATGGCCCCAACCTTACCACTGACTCCTGTGACCCCTACTTCCTGCTCAACAATGTGACTAAGATCCCCGGCATCCCTGGTGCAGCTGCTGCTGTTCTCCAAG AAAACCTGTGGAGCGCCTACCTGGAAAAGGGTGAGGTCGTGGAGAAGCGGGGGCTGCCCTCCACAGACAACCCTGGCCTGAAGGAGAGCCTGCCCCTGTACGTGGTGGCAGACATTGCCACATCCTTCACAGTGCTGGTTGGCATCTTCTTCCCCTCCGTAACAG GCATTATGGCTGGCTCGAACCGCTCTGGAGACCTCCGTGATGCCCAGAAGTCCATTCCAGTGGGAACCATTCTGGCCATTGTTACAACCTCTCTTGTGT ACTTCAGCAGTGTGGTTCTGTTTGGCGCCTGCATTGAGGGTGTGGTTCTCCGGGACAA GTATGGTGATGGCGTCAGGAGGAACTTGGTGGTAGGCACATTGGCGTGGCCTTCACCCTGGGTCATTGTCATCGGCTCCTTCTTCTCAACTTGTGGTGCTGGCCTACAGAGCCTCACTGGGGCACCCCGCCTGCTACAGGCCATTGCCAAGGACAACATCATCCCCTTCCTCCGG GTGTTTGGCCACAGCAAGGCAAATGGTGAACCAACATGGGCGCTCCTCCTGACGGCACTCATTGCTGAGCTTGGCATCCTCATCGCCTCCCTAGACATGGTGGCTCCCATTCTATCCAT GTTCTTTCTGATGTGTTACCtgtttgtcaacttggcctgTGCCGTGCAGACGCTCCTGAGGACCCCTAACTGGCGGCCCCGATTTAAGTACTATCACTG ggcaCTGTCCTTCCTGGGCATGAGCCTCTGCCTGGCCCTGATGTTTGTCTCCTCCTGGTACTATGCCTTAGTCGCCATGCTCATCGCCGGCATGATCTACAAGTACATTGAGTACCAAGG GGCTGAGAAGGAGTGGGGTGACGGCATCCGAGGCTTGTCCCTGAGCGCCGCCCGCTATGCTCTGTTGCGGCTAGAGGAGGGGCCTCCTCACACCAAGAACTGGCG GCCCCAGCTGCTGGTGCTGCTGAAGTTAGACGAGGACCTCCATGTAAAGTACCCACGGCTCCTCACCTTCGCCTCCCAGCTTAAGGCCGGCAAAGGCCTGACCATCGTTGGGTCTGTCATCCAGGGCAGCTTCTTGGAGAGCTATGGCGAGGCCCAGGCTGCTGAGCAG ACAATCAAGAACATGATGGAGATTGAGAAAGTGAAGGGCTTCTGCCAGGTGGTGGTAGCCAGCAAGGTGCGTGAGGGGCTGGCCCACCTCATACAGTCATGTGGCCTGGGCGGCATGAGGCATAACTCAGTGGTGCTGGGCTGGCCCTACGGCTGGAGGCAGAGCGAGGACCCACGTGCCTGGAAGACCTTTATCG ACACTGTGCGCTGTACCACTGCTGCCCACCTGGCCCTGCTTGTGCCCAAGAACATCGCCTTCTACCCCAGCAACCATGAGCGCTACATGGAGGGCCACATTGACGTGTGGTGGATCGTGCATGACGGTGGCATGCTCATGCTGTTGCCCTTCCTGCTGCGCCAGCACAAG GTTTGGAGGAAGTGCCGGATGCGCATCTTCACAGTGGCCCAGATGGATGACAACAGCATCCAGATGAAGAAGGATCTGGCCATCTTCCTGTACCACCTACGCCTTGAGGCCGAGGTTGAGGTGGTGGAGATG CACAACAGTGACATCTCTGCGTACACCTACGAGCGGACACTGATGATGGAGCAGCGGACTCAAATGCTGCGGCAGATGAGGCTGACCAAGACTGAGCGGGAGCGAGAA GCCCAACTGATCAAGGACCGTCACTCAGTCCTTCGGCTGGAGAGCCTGTACTCAGATGAGGAGGATGAGTCCGCAGCTGGGGCTGACAAGATCCAGATGACATGGACCCGGGACAAGTACATGGCGGCTGAGTCCTTGGACCCCAGCCATGCCCCTGATAACTTCCGGGAGCTGGTACACATTAAGCC GGACCAGTCCAATGTGTGGCGCATGCACACGGCTGTCAAGCTCAACGAAGTCATTGTTACACGCTCCCATGATGCCCGTCTGGTCCTGCTGAACATGCCTGGCCCGCCTAAAAACAGCGAGGGTGACGAGAATT ACATGGAGTTCCTAGAGGTGCTGACTGAGGGTCTGGAGCGGGTACTGCTGGTGCGTGGCGGTGGCCGTGAAGTCATCACCATCTACTCCTGA
- the SLC12A4 gene encoding solute carrier family 12 member 4 isoform X2, with amino-acid sequence MPASSTHYPPSFSLTPFLPDLGCRMGDTLRSGHGNHRESSPFLSPLEASRGSDYYDRNLALFEEELDIRPKVSSLLGKLVSYTNLTQGAKEHEEAESGEGPRRRSAKAPSMGTLMGVYLPCLQNIFGVILFLRLTWMVGTAGVLQALLIVLICCCCTLLTAISMSAIATNGVVPAGGSYFMISRSLGPEFGGAVGLCFYLGTTFAAAMYILGAIEILLTYIAPPAAIFYPTGAHDTSSATLNNMRVYGTIFLTFMTLVVFVGVKYVNKFASLFLACVIISILSIYAGGIKSIFDPPEFPVCMLGNRTLSQDQFDVCAKTVMVDNKTVASQLSSLFCHGPNLTTDSCDPYFLLNNVTKIPGIPGAAAAVLQENLWSAYLEKGEVVEKRGLPSTDNPGLKESLPLYVVADIATSFTVLVGIFFPSVTGIMAGSNRSGDLRDAQKSIPVGTILAIVTTSLVYFSSVVLFGACIEGVVLRDKLLMQAWPEPSPCRYGDGVRRNLVVGTLAWPSPWVIVIGSFFSTCGAGLQSLTGAPRLLQAIAKDNIIPFLRVFGHSKANGEPTWALLLTALIAELGILIASLDMVAPILSMFFLMCYLFVNLACAVQTLLRTPNWRPRFKYYHWALSFLGMSLCLALMFVSSWYYALVAMLIAGMIYKYIEYQGAEKEWGDGIRGLSLSAARYALLRLEEGPPHTKNWRPQLLVLLKLDEDLHVKYPRLLTFASQLKAGKGLTIVGSVIQGSFLESYGEAQAAEQTIKNMMEIEKVKGFCQVVVASKVREGLAHLIQSCGLGGMRHNSVVLGWPYGWRQSEDPRAWKTFIDTVRCTTAAHLALLVPKNIAFYPSNHERYMEGHIDVWWIVHDGGMLMLLPFLLRQHKVWRKCRMRIFTVAQMDDNSIQMKKDLAIFLYHLRLEAEVEVVEMHNSDISAYTYERTLMMEQRTQMLRQMRLTKTEREREAQLIKDRHSVLRLESLYSDEEDESAAGADKIQMTWTRDKYMAAESLDPSHAPDNFRELVHIKPDQSNVWRMHTAVKLNEVIVTRSHDARLVLLNMPGPPKNSEGDENYMEFLEVLTEGLERVLLVRGGGREVITIYS; translated from the exons ATGCCAGCCAGCTCCACCCACTAccccccttccttctctcttACTCCGTTTCTGCCTGACCTTGGCTGTAGGATGGGGGACACCCTACGCTCTG GTCATGGCAACCACAGAGAGAGCagccctttcctttctcccttggaggcTTCCAGAGGAAGTGACTACTATGACAGGAACCTAGCACTGTTTGAG GAAGAGCTGGACATCCGCCCAAAGGTGTCATCTCTCCTGGGCAAGCTCGTCAGCTACACCAACCTCACGCAGGGTGCCAAGGAGCATGAGGAGGCTGAGAGCGGGGAGGGCCCCCGCCGCAGATCAGCAAAG GCACCCAGCATGGGCACCCTCATGGGGGTGTACCTGCCCTGCCTGCAGAATATCTTTGGGGTCATCCTCTTCCTGCGGCTGACCTGGATGGTGGGCACGGCTGGGGTACTGCAGGCCCTCCTCATCGTGCTCATCTGCTGCTGCTGT ACCCTGCTGACGGCCATCTCCATGAGCGCCATCGCCACCAATGGCGTGGTACCAG CTGGGGGCTCCTATTTCATGATCTCCCGCTCGCTGGGGCCAGAGTTTGGAGGCGCTGTGGGCCTGTGTTTCTACCTGGGAACGACATTTGCAGCAGCCATGTATATCCTGGGGGCCATTGAGATCTTGCTG ACCTACATTGCCCCGCCGGCTGCCATTTTTTATCCAACAGGCGCTCATGACACATCAAGCGCTACCCTGAACAATATGCGGGTGTACGGGACCATCTTTCTGACCTTtatgaccctggtggtatttgttGGTGTCAAGTATGTGAACAAATTTGCCTCACTCTTCCTGGCCTGTGTGATCATCTCCATCCTGTCCATTTATGCTGGGGGCATCAAGTCTATTTTTGACCCTCCTGAGTTTCC AGTGTGTATGCTGGGCAACAGGACCCTGTCCCAGGACCAATTTGATGTCTGTGCCAAGACGGTCATGGTGGACAACAAGACAGTGGCCAGCCAGCTATCAAGCCTCTTCTGCCATGGCCCCAACCTTACCACTGACTCCTGTGACCCCTACTTCCTGCTCAACAATGTGACTAAGATCCCCGGCATCCCTGGTGCAGCTGCTGCTGTTCTCCAAG AAAACCTGTGGAGCGCCTACCTGGAAAAGGGTGAGGTCGTGGAGAAGCGGGGGCTGCCCTCCACAGACAACCCTGGCCTGAAGGAGAGCCTGCCCCTGTACGTGGTGGCAGACATTGCCACATCCTTCACAGTGCTGGTTGGCATCTTCTTCCCCTCCGTAACAG GCATTATGGCTGGCTCGAACCGCTCTGGAGACCTCCGTGATGCCCAGAAGTCCATTCCAGTGGGAACCATTCTGGCCATTGTTACAACCTCTCTTGTGT ACTTCAGCAGTGTGGTTCTGTTTGGCGCCTGCATTGAGGGTGTGGTTCTCCGGGACAA GCTTCTTATGCAAGCATGGCCTGAGCCTAGCCCCTGTAGGTATGGTGATGGCGTCAGGAGGAACTTGGTGGTAGGCACATTGGCGTGGCCTTCACCCTGGGTCATTGTCATCGGCTCCTTCTTCTCAACTTGTGGTGCTGGCCTACAGAGCCTCACTGGGGCACCCCGCCTGCTACAGGCCATTGCCAAGGACAACATCATCCCCTTCCTCCGG GTGTTTGGCCACAGCAAGGCAAATGGTGAACCAACATGGGCGCTCCTCCTGACGGCACTCATTGCTGAGCTTGGCATCCTCATCGCCTCCCTAGACATGGTGGCTCCCATTCTATCCAT GTTCTTTCTGATGTGTTACCtgtttgtcaacttggcctgTGCCGTGCAGACGCTCCTGAGGACCCCTAACTGGCGGCCCCGATTTAAGTACTATCACTG ggcaCTGTCCTTCCTGGGCATGAGCCTCTGCCTGGCCCTGATGTTTGTCTCCTCCTGGTACTATGCCTTAGTCGCCATGCTCATCGCCGGCATGATCTACAAGTACATTGAGTACCAAGG GGCTGAGAAGGAGTGGGGTGACGGCATCCGAGGCTTGTCCCTGAGCGCCGCCCGCTATGCTCTGTTGCGGCTAGAGGAGGGGCCTCCTCACACCAAGAACTGGCG GCCCCAGCTGCTGGTGCTGCTGAAGTTAGACGAGGACCTCCATGTAAAGTACCCACGGCTCCTCACCTTCGCCTCCCAGCTTAAGGCCGGCAAAGGCCTGACCATCGTTGGGTCTGTCATCCAGGGCAGCTTCTTGGAGAGCTATGGCGAGGCCCAGGCTGCTGAGCAG ACAATCAAGAACATGATGGAGATTGAGAAAGTGAAGGGCTTCTGCCAGGTGGTGGTAGCCAGCAAGGTGCGTGAGGGGCTGGCCCACCTCATACAGTCATGTGGCCTGGGCGGCATGAGGCATAACTCAGTGGTGCTGGGCTGGCCCTACGGCTGGAGGCAGAGCGAGGACCCACGTGCCTGGAAGACCTTTATCG ACACTGTGCGCTGTACCACTGCTGCCCACCTGGCCCTGCTTGTGCCCAAGAACATCGCCTTCTACCCCAGCAACCATGAGCGCTACATGGAGGGCCACATTGACGTGTGGTGGATCGTGCATGACGGTGGCATGCTCATGCTGTTGCCCTTCCTGCTGCGCCAGCACAAG GTTTGGAGGAAGTGCCGGATGCGCATCTTCACAGTGGCCCAGATGGATGACAACAGCATCCAGATGAAGAAGGATCTGGCCATCTTCCTGTACCACCTACGCCTTGAGGCCGAGGTTGAGGTGGTGGAGATG CACAACAGTGACATCTCTGCGTACACCTACGAGCGGACACTGATGATGGAGCAGCGGACTCAAATGCTGCGGCAGATGAGGCTGACCAAGACTGAGCGGGAGCGAGAA GCCCAACTGATCAAGGACCGTCACTCAGTCCTTCGGCTGGAGAGCCTGTACTCAGATGAGGAGGATGAGTCCGCAGCTGGGGCTGACAAGATCCAGATGACATGGACCCGGGACAAGTACATGGCGGCTGAGTCCTTGGACCCCAGCCATGCCCCTGATAACTTCCGGGAGCTGGTACACATTAAGCC GGACCAGTCCAATGTGTGGCGCATGCACACGGCTGTCAAGCTCAACGAAGTCATTGTTACACGCTCCCATGATGCCCGTCTGGTCCTGCTGAACATGCCTGGCCCGCCTAAAAACAGCGAGGGTGACGAGAATT ACATGGAGTTCCTAGAGGTGCTGACTGAGGGTCTGGAGCGGGTACTGCTGGTGCGTGGCGGTGGCCGTGAAGTCATCACCATCTACTCCTGA
- the SLC12A4 gene encoding solute carrier family 12 member 4 isoform X6 yields MAAEGALCGFIYLEGSSWGSPEDTEPLAPGTLGHGNHRESSPFLSPLEASRGSDYYDRNLALFEEELDIRPKVSSLLGKLVSYTNLTQGAKEHEEAESGEGPRRRSAKAPSMGTLMGVYLPCLQNIFGVILFLRLTWMVGTAGVLQALLIVLICCCCTLLTAISMSAIATNGVVPAGGSYFMISRSLGPEFGGAVGLCFYLGTTFAAAMYILGAIEILLTYIAPPAAIFYPTGAHDTSSATLNNMRVYGTIFLTFMTLVVFVGVKYVNKFASLFLACVIISILSIYAGGIKSIFDPPEFPVCMLGNRTLSQDQFDVCAKTVMVDNKTVASQLSSLFCHGPNLTTDSCDPYFLLNNVTKIPGIPGAAAAVLQENLWSAYLEKGEVVEKRGLPSTDNPGLKESLPLYVVADIATSFTVLVGIFFPSVTGIMAGSNRSGDLRDAQKSIPVGTILAIVTTSLVYFSSVVLFGACIEGVVLRDKYGDGVRRNLVVGTLAWPSPWVIVIGSFFSTCGAGLQSLTGAPRLLQAIAKDNIIPFLRVFGHSKANGEPTWALLLTALIAELGILIASLDMVAPILSMFFLMCYLFVNLACAVQTLLRTPNWRPRFKYYHWALSFLGMSLCLALMFVSSWYYALVAMLIAGMIYKYIEYQGAEKEWGDGIRGLSLSAARYALLRLEEGPPHTKNWRPQLLVLLKLDEDLHVKYPRLLTFASQLKAGKGLTIVGSVIQGSFLESYGEAQAAEQTIKNMMEIEKVKGFCQVVVASKVREGLAHLIQSCGLGGMRHNSVVLGWPYGWRQSEDPRAWKTFIDTVRCTTAAHLALLVPKNIAFYPSNHERYMEGHIDVWWIVHDGGMLMLLPFLLRQHKVWRKCRMRIFTVAQMDDNSIQMKKDLAIFLYHLRLEAEVEVVEMHNSDISAYTYERTLMMEQRTQMLRQMRLTKTEREREAQLIKDRHSVLRLESLYSDEEDESAAGADKIQMTWTRDKYMAAESLDPSHAPDNFRELVHIKPDQSNVWRMHTAVKLNEVIVTRSHDARLVLLNMPGPPKNSEGDENYMEFLEVLTEGLERVLLVRGGGREVITIYS; encoded by the exons ATGGCGGCGGAAGGTGCCCTGTGCGGCTTCATTTATCTGGAGGGCAGCAGCTGGGGGAGCCCTGAGGACACAGAGCCCTTGGCGCCTGGGACATTGG GTCATGGCAACCACAGAGAGAGCagccctttcctttctcccttggaggcTTCCAGAGGAAGTGACTACTATGACAGGAACCTAGCACTGTTTGAG GAAGAGCTGGACATCCGCCCAAAGGTGTCATCTCTCCTGGGCAAGCTCGTCAGCTACACCAACCTCACGCAGGGTGCCAAGGAGCATGAGGAGGCTGAGAGCGGGGAGGGCCCCCGCCGCAGATCAGCAAAG GCACCCAGCATGGGCACCCTCATGGGGGTGTACCTGCCCTGCCTGCAGAATATCTTTGGGGTCATCCTCTTCCTGCGGCTGACCTGGATGGTGGGCACGGCTGGGGTACTGCAGGCCCTCCTCATCGTGCTCATCTGCTGCTGCTGT ACCCTGCTGACGGCCATCTCCATGAGCGCCATCGCCACCAATGGCGTGGTACCAG CTGGGGGCTCCTATTTCATGATCTCCCGCTCGCTGGGGCCAGAGTTTGGAGGCGCTGTGGGCCTGTGTTTCTACCTGGGAACGACATTTGCAGCAGCCATGTATATCCTGGGGGCCATTGAGATCTTGCTG ACCTACATTGCCCCGCCGGCTGCCATTTTTTATCCAACAGGCGCTCATGACACATCAAGCGCTACCCTGAACAATATGCGGGTGTACGGGACCATCTTTCTGACCTTtatgaccctggtggtatttgttGGTGTCAAGTATGTGAACAAATTTGCCTCACTCTTCCTGGCCTGTGTGATCATCTCCATCCTGTCCATTTATGCTGGGGGCATCAAGTCTATTTTTGACCCTCCTGAGTTTCC AGTGTGTATGCTGGGCAACAGGACCCTGTCCCAGGACCAATTTGATGTCTGTGCCAAGACGGTCATGGTGGACAACAAGACAGTGGCCAGCCAGCTATCAAGCCTCTTCTGCCATGGCCCCAACCTTACCACTGACTCCTGTGACCCCTACTTCCTGCTCAACAATGTGACTAAGATCCCCGGCATCCCTGGTGCAGCTGCTGCTGTTCTCCAAG AAAACCTGTGGAGCGCCTACCTGGAAAAGGGTGAGGTCGTGGAGAAGCGGGGGCTGCCCTCCACAGACAACCCTGGCCTGAAGGAGAGCCTGCCCCTGTACGTGGTGGCAGACATTGCCACATCCTTCACAGTGCTGGTTGGCATCTTCTTCCCCTCCGTAACAG GCATTATGGCTGGCTCGAACCGCTCTGGAGACCTCCGTGATGCCCAGAAGTCCATTCCAGTGGGAACCATTCTGGCCATTGTTACAACCTCTCTTGTGT ACTTCAGCAGTGTGGTTCTGTTTGGCGCCTGCATTGAGGGTGTGGTTCTCCGGGACAA GTATGGTGATGGCGTCAGGAGGAACTTGGTGGTAGGCACATTGGCGTGGCCTTCACCCTGGGTCATTGTCATCGGCTCCTTCTTCTCAACTTGTGGTGCTGGCCTACAGAGCCTCACTGGGGCACCCCGCCTGCTACAGGCCATTGCCAAGGACAACATCATCCCCTTCCTCCGG GTGTTTGGCCACAGCAAGGCAAATGGTGAACCAACATGGGCGCTCCTCCTGACGGCACTCATTGCTGAGCTTGGCATCCTCATCGCCTCCCTAGACATGGTGGCTCCCATTCTATCCAT GTTCTTTCTGATGTGTTACCtgtttgtcaacttggcctgTGCCGTGCAGACGCTCCTGAGGACCCCTAACTGGCGGCCCCGATTTAAGTACTATCACTG ggcaCTGTCCTTCCTGGGCATGAGCCTCTGCCTGGCCCTGATGTTTGTCTCCTCCTGGTACTATGCCTTAGTCGCCATGCTCATCGCCGGCATGATCTACAAGTACATTGAGTACCAAGG GGCTGAGAAGGAGTGGGGTGACGGCATCCGAGGCTTGTCCCTGAGCGCCGCCCGCTATGCTCTGTTGCGGCTAGAGGAGGGGCCTCCTCACACCAAGAACTGGCG GCCCCAGCTGCTGGTGCTGCTGAAGTTAGACGAGGACCTCCATGTAAAGTACCCACGGCTCCTCACCTTCGCCTCCCAGCTTAAGGCCGGCAAAGGCCTGACCATCGTTGGGTCTGTCATCCAGGGCAGCTTCTTGGAGAGCTATGGCGAGGCCCAGGCTGCTGAGCAG ACAATCAAGAACATGATGGAGATTGAGAAAGTGAAGGGCTTCTGCCAGGTGGTGGTAGCCAGCAAGGTGCGTGAGGGGCTGGCCCACCTCATACAGTCATGTGGCCTGGGCGGCATGAGGCATAACTCAGTGGTGCTGGGCTGGCCCTACGGCTGGAGGCAGAGCGAGGACCCACGTGCCTGGAAGACCTTTATCG ACACTGTGCGCTGTACCACTGCTGCCCACCTGGCCCTGCTTGTGCCCAAGAACATCGCCTTCTACCCCAGCAACCATGAGCGCTACATGGAGGGCCACATTGACGTGTGGTGGATCGTGCATGACGGTGGCATGCTCATGCTGTTGCCCTTCCTGCTGCGCCAGCACAAG GTTTGGAGGAAGTGCCGGATGCGCATCTTCACAGTGGCCCAGATGGATGACAACAGCATCCAGATGAAGAAGGATCTGGCCATCTTCCTGTACCACCTACGCCTTGAGGCCGAGGTTGAGGTGGTGGAGATG CACAACAGTGACATCTCTGCGTACACCTACGAGCGGACACTGATGATGGAGCAGCGGACTCAAATGCTGCGGCAGATGAGGCTGACCAAGACTGAGCGGGAGCGAGAA GCCCAACTGATCAAGGACCGTCACTCAGTCCTTCGGCTGGAGAGCCTGTACTCAGATGAGGAGGATGAGTCCGCAGCTGGGGCTGACAAGATCCAGATGACATGGACCCGGGACAAGTACATGGCGGCTGAGTCCTTGGACCCCAGCCATGCCCCTGATAACTTCCGGGAGCTGGTACACATTAAGCC GGACCAGTCCAATGTGTGGCGCATGCACACGGCTGTCAAGCTCAACGAAGTCATTGTTACACGCTCCCATGATGCCCGTCTGGTCCTGCTGAACATGCCTGGCCCGCCTAAAAACAGCGAGGGTGACGAGAATT ACATGGAGTTCCTAGAGGTGCTGACTGAGGGTCTGGAGCGGGTACTGCTGGTGCGTGGCGGTGGCCGTGAAGTCATCACCATCTACTCCTGA